The following are encoded together in the Platichthys flesus chromosome 9, fPlaFle2.1, whole genome shotgun sequence genome:
- the swt1 gene encoding transcriptional protein SWT1 isoform X1: MSKKSKKRKHWKSSSSSSEEEEKASKKHGVPDSSRCVKKRQESRAATQEKSVSSSTKDDSRSARRIKTPVYRHAKTETTDQKPVNKGEECTKTFHGINCSDKTKDYVSGKHKTVSGSKTAERGSSKPWSSDTSGRVSQKTERISKGSLSATSSRRSSSTLQSRTCPSLVSAEEKDQSQKLQKKKCRTEEPPRTRRESHTMKTKEPSKTSSVLIDSLLQKREELVKKMCQRNQENDSKAERSQWTEAKPPSASTTNQSSTTNQSSTKNQSSTTNQSSTKNQSSTTNQSSTTNQSSTKNQSSTTNQSSTTNQSSTKNQSSTTNQSSITNQSSASAKHSTSERSSKLVKSFTLIPRSVTSSAHKTASSAQHQKDSLKPTLPVSFKIPKKVQPKPVDYTSYYNAAISAKRNLKRGTELPDSQAKVTNSKEKTVQKPQSFVNVTQIPSTEGQDKTSSLSDSIQTVCDATQEPWYDEMQVADELHLARNEKKLEVNVMQSYGELTSMEIDPQEEPATDQYCKQSPPQDLILVLDTNILLSHLDYVRKIQSLGLGALGLPVVLIPWVVLQELDSLKRGRGLSGSVAHLATPAISYIYNTLKGRESNLWGQSMQQAAESSNGPIAENNDDRVLQCCLQYQSLYPGRALILCTNDKNLCSKSILSGVEALSKNDLEAEVGKSRRSLRPLLNTGTPMVPHTSPQISSPALSRSHTPARPHIQERTGLSVAPIVKYNQQLSGGGEAKANRDLSRCVSELEDSLREVLSDVLEVEMKAAFEELWLEIVYLKPPWTLRDVLQCLKKHWIAVFGLIVPRRKEQTVLNLIEFFNSGKTLDFDATLQALQEAKELVKAFGKSSSLVPGAISIMDNIFNKLQPQAHACVSEEPPACDVVMNDEDEDRQVMSARVTHQEVWALFENIWGNVYQESLEVFKALGFDPHTMQSVRPAGGPPPPQDAVACLHKLSNMVSQLLQAFSSLFSSAPSLEKVQTLLSIIHFHKVVNVDSRLTPADLLDCFSQQEYREKLRVGGTQLQGLHEALERCAGATGHDLSFTTSP, translated from the exons GCATCCAAAAAACATGGTGTCCCCGACAGTTCCAGATGTGTTAAGAAGAGGCAGGAGAG CCGTGCAGCAACACAGGAAAAGTCTGTTTCTTCTTCAACAAAAGATGATTCCCGAAGCGCCCGCCGGATCAAAACACCCGTCTACAGACATGCAAAAACAGAGACAACAGACCAGAAACCTGTAAATAAGGGGGAAGAATGCACAAAAACATTCCACGGGATAAATTGCTCTGATAAAACAAAGGATTATGTTTCAGGGAAACATAAAACGGTTAGTGGGAGTAAGACTGCGGAGAGAGGTTCCTCAAAGCCCTGGAGTTCTGACACTTCAGGTCGAGTTTCTCAGAAAACAGAGCGGATCTCTAAAGGCAGCTTATCTGCAACGTCTTCCCGGAGGAGCTCATCCACTTTACAGAGTCGAACATGTCCGAGTTTGGTTTCTGCTGAAGAGAAGGATCAGAGTCAAAAAttacagaagaagaaatgcagAACTGAGGAGCCACCAAGGACTAGAAGGGAGAGCCACACTATGAAGACCAAGGAACCAAGCAAgacctcctctgtcctcatagATTCTCTACTGCAGAAGAGAGAAGAGCTGGTGAAAAAGATGTGCCAACGGAATCAAGAAAATGATTCCAAGGCCGAAAGGAGCCAGTGGACAGAAGCTAAACCTCCATCTGCCTCCACCACAAATCAGTCCTCCACCACAAATCAATCCTCCACCAAAAATCAGTCCTCTACCACAAATCAGTCCTCCACCAAAAATCAGTCCTCCACCACAAATCAGTCCTCCACCACAAATCAGTCGTCCACCAAAAATCAGTCCTCTACCACAAATCAGTCCTCCACCACAAATCAATCCTCCACCAAAAATCAGTCCTCTACCACAAATCAGTCCTCCATCACAAATCAGTCCTCCGCCTCAGCCAAGCACTCTACCTCAGAGAGAAGCTCAAAACTGGTGAAGAGTTTCACTTTAATTCCGAGGAGTGTCACATCATCGGCACATAAGACAGCATCATCTGCTCAGCATCAAAAAGATTCTCTCAAACCTACTCTGCCTGTCAGTTTTAAGATACCAAAGAAGGTTCAACCAAAACCAGTAGATTATACAAGTTACTACAATGCTGCCATTTCTGCTAAGAGAAATCTCAAACGTGGGACCGAGCTTCCAGACTCTCAGGCCAAAGTAACAAACTCCAAGGAGAAAACAGTCCAAAAACCTCAGAGCTTTGTCAATGTAACTCAGATTCCTTCAACTGAAGGACAAGATAAGACGTCCTCCTTGTCTGACTCAATCCAAACTGTATGTGATGCCACCCAAGAGCCGTGGTATGATgag ATGCAGGTGGCTGATGAGCTTCATCTTGCCCGTAATGAGAAGAAATTGGAGGTGAATGTAATGCAGAGCTATGGAGAACTGACCTCTATGGAAATAGATCCTCAGGAAGAGCCAGCTACAGATCAGTACT GTAAACAGTCCCCTCCACAAGACCTCATCCTGGTTCTGGACACCAACATTCTCCTCAGTCACCTGGATTATGTGAGAAAGATCCAGTCTCTGGGCCTTGGAG CCCTGGGCCTCCCTGTGGTCCTGATCCCCTGGGTGGTGCTTCAGGAGCTGGATTCCCTAAAAAGAGGGAGAGGCCTGTCAGGTTCTGTGGCACACCTGGCTACTCCCGCCATCTCGTACATTTACAACACTCTGAAGGGCCGGGAATCAAACCTCTGGGGCCAGTCCATGCAGCAGGCCGCAGAGAGCAGCA ATGGCCCGATCGCTGAGAATAACGACGACAGAGTTCTGCAGTGCTGCCTGCAATACCAGAGTCTGTACCCAGGGCGTGCTCTCATCCTATGCAC TAATGATAAGAACCTGTGCAGTAAATCCATCCTGAGTGGGGTGGAGGCCCTCAGCAAGAATGATTTGGAAGCAGAGGTTGGGAAATCCAGACGCAGCCTTCGCCCTCTCCTCAACACCGGCACTCCCATGGTGCCTCACACAAGCCCTCAGATCTCCTCACCAGCGCTGAGCAGGAGTCATACGCCTGCCCGGCCTCATATTCAAGAGAGAACAGGCCTCTCTGTGGCACCCATAGTGAAAT ATAACCAGCAgctcagtggaggaggagaagcgaAGGCAAACAGGGACCTCAGCAGATGTGTTTCTGAGCTGGAAGACAGCCTGCGGGAGGTGCTGTCTGATGTGTTGGAGGTGGAGATGAAGGCGGCTTTTGAAGAACTCTGGCTAGAG ATCGTTTATCTCAAACCACCGTGGACTCTTCGAGATGTCCTGCAGTGCCTGAAAAAACACTGGATTGCCGTATTTGGACTCATTGTCCCGCGGCGGAAAGAGCAGACTGTTTTAAATCTCATCGAATTCTTCAACTCAG GTAAAACCTTGGACTTTGATGCCACTTTACAAGCACTTCAAGAAGCCAAGGAGCTTGTGAAAGCATTTGGGAAAAGTTCAAGCCTTGTACCCGGCGCCATTTCCATAATGGACAACATTTTCAATAAGCTACAACCTCAG GCTCATGCGTGTGTGTCGGAGGAACCTCCTGCCTGCGATGTTGTCATGAATGACGAGGACGAAGACAGACAAGTCATGTCTGCTCGGGTCACCCATCAGGAAGTGTGGGCCCTGTTTGAGAACATCTGGGGTAACGTGTATCAGGAGAG CTTGGAAGTGTTCAAAGCGCTGGGCTTTGACCCTCACACCATGCAGAGTGTCCGGCCAGCGGGGGGGCCTCCGCCACCGCAGGATGCCGTGGCCTGTTTGCACAAACTGTCCAACATGGTGTCACAGCTGCTTCAAGCCTTCAGCAG tttgttttcctcgGCCCCGAGtttggagaaagtccagacacTGCTCAGCATCATCCACTTCCACAAG GTCGTTAATGTGGACTCCAGATTGACGCCTGCAGACCTACTTGATTGTTTCTCACAACAGGAGTACAG GGAGAAGCTGAGGGTCGGAGGGACGCAGCTGCAGGGCCTCCACGAGGCCCTCGAGCGTTGTGCAGGGGCCACAGGTCACGACCTCTCCTTCACCACGTCGCCCTGA
- the swt1 gene encoding transcriptional protein SWT1 isoform X2, producing the protein MSKKSKKRKHWKSSSSSSEEEEKASKKHGVPDSSRCVKKRQESRAATQEKSVSSSTKDDSRSARRIKTPVYRHAKTETTDQKPVNKGEECTKTFHGINCSDKTKDYVSGKHKTVSGSKTAERGSSKPWSSDTSGRVSQKTERISKGSLSATSSRRSSSTLQSRTCPSLVSAEEKDQSQKLQKKKCRTEEPPRTRRESHTMKTKEPSKTSSVLIDSLLQKREELVKKMCQRNQENDSKAERSQWTEAKPPSASTTNQSSTTNQSSTKNQSSTTNQSSTKNQSSTTNQSSTTNQSSTKNQSSTTNQSSTTNQSSTKNQSSTTNQSSITNQSSASAKHSTSERSSKLVKSFTLIPRSVTSSAHKTASSAQHQKDSLKPTLPVSFKIPKKVQPKPVDYTSYYNAAISAKRNLKRGTELPDSQAKVTNSKEKTVQKPQSFVNVTQIPSTEGQDKTSSLSDSIQTVCDATQEPWYDEMQVADELHLARNEKKLEVNVMQSYGELTSMEIDPQEEPATDQYCKQSPPQDLILVLDTNILLSHLDYVRKIQSLGLGALGLPVVLIPWVVLQELDSLKRGRGLSGSVAHLATPAISYIYNTLKGRESNLWGQSMQQAAESSNGPIAENNDDRVLQCCLQYQSLYPGRALILCTNDKNLCSKSILSGVEALSKNDLEAEVGKSRRSLRPLLNTGTPMVPHTSPQISSPALSRSHTPARPHIQERTGLSVAPIVKYNQQLSGGGEAKANRDLSRCVSELEDSLREVLSDVLEVEMKAAFEELWLEIVYLKPPWTLRDVLQCLKKHWIAVFGLIVPRRKEQTVLNLIEFFNSGKTLDFDATLQALQEAKELVKAFGKSSSLVPGAISIMDNIFNKLQPQAHACVSEEPPACDVVMNDEDEDRQVMSARVTHQEVWALFENIWGNVYQESLEVFKALGFDPHTMQSVRPAGGPPPPQDAVACLHKLSNMVSQLLQAFSRSLMWTPD; encoded by the exons GCATCCAAAAAACATGGTGTCCCCGACAGTTCCAGATGTGTTAAGAAGAGGCAGGAGAG CCGTGCAGCAACACAGGAAAAGTCTGTTTCTTCTTCAACAAAAGATGATTCCCGAAGCGCCCGCCGGATCAAAACACCCGTCTACAGACATGCAAAAACAGAGACAACAGACCAGAAACCTGTAAATAAGGGGGAAGAATGCACAAAAACATTCCACGGGATAAATTGCTCTGATAAAACAAAGGATTATGTTTCAGGGAAACATAAAACGGTTAGTGGGAGTAAGACTGCGGAGAGAGGTTCCTCAAAGCCCTGGAGTTCTGACACTTCAGGTCGAGTTTCTCAGAAAACAGAGCGGATCTCTAAAGGCAGCTTATCTGCAACGTCTTCCCGGAGGAGCTCATCCACTTTACAGAGTCGAACATGTCCGAGTTTGGTTTCTGCTGAAGAGAAGGATCAGAGTCAAAAAttacagaagaagaaatgcagAACTGAGGAGCCACCAAGGACTAGAAGGGAGAGCCACACTATGAAGACCAAGGAACCAAGCAAgacctcctctgtcctcatagATTCTCTACTGCAGAAGAGAGAAGAGCTGGTGAAAAAGATGTGCCAACGGAATCAAGAAAATGATTCCAAGGCCGAAAGGAGCCAGTGGACAGAAGCTAAACCTCCATCTGCCTCCACCACAAATCAGTCCTCCACCACAAATCAATCCTCCACCAAAAATCAGTCCTCTACCACAAATCAGTCCTCCACCAAAAATCAGTCCTCCACCACAAATCAGTCCTCCACCACAAATCAGTCGTCCACCAAAAATCAGTCCTCTACCACAAATCAGTCCTCCACCACAAATCAATCCTCCACCAAAAATCAGTCCTCTACCACAAATCAGTCCTCCATCACAAATCAGTCCTCCGCCTCAGCCAAGCACTCTACCTCAGAGAGAAGCTCAAAACTGGTGAAGAGTTTCACTTTAATTCCGAGGAGTGTCACATCATCGGCACATAAGACAGCATCATCTGCTCAGCATCAAAAAGATTCTCTCAAACCTACTCTGCCTGTCAGTTTTAAGATACCAAAGAAGGTTCAACCAAAACCAGTAGATTATACAAGTTACTACAATGCTGCCATTTCTGCTAAGAGAAATCTCAAACGTGGGACCGAGCTTCCAGACTCTCAGGCCAAAGTAACAAACTCCAAGGAGAAAACAGTCCAAAAACCTCAGAGCTTTGTCAATGTAACTCAGATTCCTTCAACTGAAGGACAAGATAAGACGTCCTCCTTGTCTGACTCAATCCAAACTGTATGTGATGCCACCCAAGAGCCGTGGTATGATgag ATGCAGGTGGCTGATGAGCTTCATCTTGCCCGTAATGAGAAGAAATTGGAGGTGAATGTAATGCAGAGCTATGGAGAACTGACCTCTATGGAAATAGATCCTCAGGAAGAGCCAGCTACAGATCAGTACT GTAAACAGTCCCCTCCACAAGACCTCATCCTGGTTCTGGACACCAACATTCTCCTCAGTCACCTGGATTATGTGAGAAAGATCCAGTCTCTGGGCCTTGGAG CCCTGGGCCTCCCTGTGGTCCTGATCCCCTGGGTGGTGCTTCAGGAGCTGGATTCCCTAAAAAGAGGGAGAGGCCTGTCAGGTTCTGTGGCACACCTGGCTACTCCCGCCATCTCGTACATTTACAACACTCTGAAGGGCCGGGAATCAAACCTCTGGGGCCAGTCCATGCAGCAGGCCGCAGAGAGCAGCA ATGGCCCGATCGCTGAGAATAACGACGACAGAGTTCTGCAGTGCTGCCTGCAATACCAGAGTCTGTACCCAGGGCGTGCTCTCATCCTATGCAC TAATGATAAGAACCTGTGCAGTAAATCCATCCTGAGTGGGGTGGAGGCCCTCAGCAAGAATGATTTGGAAGCAGAGGTTGGGAAATCCAGACGCAGCCTTCGCCCTCTCCTCAACACCGGCACTCCCATGGTGCCTCACACAAGCCCTCAGATCTCCTCACCAGCGCTGAGCAGGAGTCATACGCCTGCCCGGCCTCATATTCAAGAGAGAACAGGCCTCTCTGTGGCACCCATAGTGAAAT ATAACCAGCAgctcagtggaggaggagaagcgaAGGCAAACAGGGACCTCAGCAGATGTGTTTCTGAGCTGGAAGACAGCCTGCGGGAGGTGCTGTCTGATGTGTTGGAGGTGGAGATGAAGGCGGCTTTTGAAGAACTCTGGCTAGAG ATCGTTTATCTCAAACCACCGTGGACTCTTCGAGATGTCCTGCAGTGCCTGAAAAAACACTGGATTGCCGTATTTGGACTCATTGTCCCGCGGCGGAAAGAGCAGACTGTTTTAAATCTCATCGAATTCTTCAACTCAG GTAAAACCTTGGACTTTGATGCCACTTTACAAGCACTTCAAGAAGCCAAGGAGCTTGTGAAAGCATTTGGGAAAAGTTCAAGCCTTGTACCCGGCGCCATTTCCATAATGGACAACATTTTCAATAAGCTACAACCTCAG GCTCATGCGTGTGTGTCGGAGGAACCTCCTGCCTGCGATGTTGTCATGAATGACGAGGACGAAGACAGACAAGTCATGTCTGCTCGGGTCACCCATCAGGAAGTGTGGGCCCTGTTTGAGAACATCTGGGGTAACGTGTATCAGGAGAG CTTGGAAGTGTTCAAAGCGCTGGGCTTTGACCCTCACACCATGCAGAGTGTCCGGCCAGCGGGGGGGCCTCCGCCACCGCAGGATGCCGTGGCCTGTTTGCACAAACTGTCCAACATGGTGTCACAGCTGCTTCAAGCCTTCAGCAG GTCGTTAATGTGGACTCCAGATTGA
- the ivns1abpa gene encoding influenza virus NS1A-binding protein homolog A, translating into MIPNGYLIFEDESFLDSTVAKMNALRKSGQFCDVRLQVCGHELMAHRAVLACCSPYLFEIFNSDIESHGVSHVTFEDLDPAAVEILLNYAYTAQLKADKDLVKEVYSAAKRFKMERVKQICGDYLLSKMDSQNAISFRNFASSMGDGRVLAKVDAFIQDHLLEVSEQEDFLKLPRLKLEVMLEDNLTLPSNGKLYSKVLNWVQRSLWENGDQLERLMEEVQMLYYSPDHKLVDGGLVIEGHSEVFGSEEDQLQFVQKKPVRESTQRPMSCSSSGSLSPSNQAANAPKPTIRREWKYIASEKTTNNTYLCLAVLDSVLCVIFLHGRSSPQTSPSATPCLMKSLSFEAQPEELEEQPLSPMHYARSGLGTAALNGRFIAAGGYNREECLRTVECYNPKEDCWTFIAPMRTPRARFQMAVLMGQLYVIGGSNGHSDELSSGETYDPHADEWVQVPELRTNRCNAGVCSLNNKLYVVGGSDPCGQKGLKNCDAFDPVTKTWSNCASLNIRRHQAAVCELEGFMYVIGGAESWNCLNTVERYNPENNTWTLIAPMNVARRGAAVAVHEGKLFVIGGFDGSHALRCVEVYDPSHNEWRMLGSMTCSRSNAGVAILGETIYAVGGFNGNEFLNSMEVYNLDTDEWNDCAQTPTPLSE; encoded by the exons ATGATTCCAAACGGTTATTTGATCTTTGAGGATGAGAGTTTCCTGGATTCCACCGTGGCCAAAATGAACGCTCTGAGAAAGAGTGGTCAGTTCTGTGATGTCAGACTTCAG GTGTGTGGTCATGAGCTGATGGCTCACCGTGCAGTTCTGGCTTGCTGCAGTCCCTACCTGTTTGAGATCTTTAATAGTGACATTGAGTCTCATGGAGTATCACATGTCACTTTTGAGGACTTGGACCCAGCGGCTGTAGAGATCTTGCTCAACTATGCCTACACTGCCCA ACTTAAGGCGGACAAAGATCTGGTCAAGGAAGTTTATTCTGCAGCCAAACGGTTCAAGATGGAGCGAGTCAAACAG ATTTGTGGGGACTACCTGTTGTCTAAGATGGATTCCCAGAATGCCATTTCCTTCCGGAACTTTGCCAGCTCTATGGGAGATGGCAGAGTTTTGGCCAAGGTGGACGCTTTCATCCAAGACCATCTGTTGGAAGTGTCTGAACAAGAGGACTTCCTCAAACTTCCCCGCCTCAAG TTAGAAGTAATGCTAGAAGACAACCTGACCCTGCCCAGCAATGGCAAGCTCTACTCGAAGGTGCTGAACTGGGTGCAGCGAAGCCTGTGGGAGAATGGAGACCAACTGGAACGACTGATGGAGGAG GTGCAAATGCTGTACTACTCACCTGACCATAAGCTGGTGGATGGAGGGCTGGTGATTGAGGGGCACAGTGAGGTGTTTGGTAGCGAGGAGGACCAACTTCAGTTTGTGCAG AAGAAACCGGTACGAGAGAGCACCCAGAGACCgatgagctgcagctcctcaggaAGCCTGTCGCCCTCCAACCAAGCAGCTAACGCCCCCAAACCGACGATCAGGAGAGAGTGGAAGTACATCGCCTCGGAGAAGACCACAA ACAACACCTACCTGTGTCTGGCTGTGCTGGACAGCGTGCTGTGTGTGATCTTCTTGCACGGTCGCAGCAGCCCTCAGACCTCTCCCTCTGCCACCCCCTGTCTGATGAAGAGCCTCAGCTTCGAGGCCCAGcccgaggagctggaggagcagccgCTCTCACCCATGCATTATGCTCGCTCGGGCCTGGGCACCGCAGCTCTGAATGGAAGATTCATCGCAGCAG GAGGCTACAACAGAGAGGAGTGTCTGAGGACTGTTGAGTGTTACAACCCCAAAGAGGACTGCTGGACCTTCATCGCTCCTATGCGGACTCCGAGGGCTCGATTCCAGATGGCTGTACTCATG GGTCAACTGTATGTGATTGGAGGTTCCAATGGACATTCTGACGAGCTGAGCTCTGGGGAGACGTACGACCCACACGCTGATGAGTGGGTTCAGGTGCCAGAACTGAGGACCAACCGCTGCAACGCAG GTGTCTGCTCCTTGAACAACAAACTCTATGTTGTGGGAGGGTCGGACCCCTGCGGGCAGAAGGGCCTGAAGAACTGTGATGCATTTGATCCTGTGACCAAGACCTGGTCCAACTGTGCCTCCCTAAACATCA GGAGGCACCAGGCAGCAGTGTGTGAGCTGGAGGGCTTCATGTATGTGATTGGTGGAGCAGAGTCGTGGAACTGCCTGAACACTGTGGAACGCTACAACCCCGAGAACAACACCTGGACCCTGATAGCCCCCATGAATGTGGCTCGCAGGGGAGCTGCCGTTGCCGTCCATGAAG gcaaACTGTTTGTCATTGGCGGCTTCGATGGCTCTCACGCGCTCCGCTGCGTGGAGGTGTACGACCCCTCGCACAACGAGTGGAGGATGCTGGGTAGCATGACATGCTCGCGCAGCAACGCCGGGGTGGCCATCCTCGGCGAAACCATCTACGCCGTGGGCGGCTTCAACGGCAACGAGTTCCTCAACTCGATGGAGGTGTACAACCTGGATACGGACGAGTGGAACGACTGCGCCCAGACCCCGACTCCCCTCTCCGAGTGA